Within Metabacillus sp. KUDC1714, the genomic segment AAGAGACAAAATCTTGTTCATGGTAACCGGCTGATGACCGTTTAATTGTATAAGGTTTTATTTTCGCTTGCTGTTGATGAATTGATTTTACATAATGAAATCCAAGGATATTGTTGGGTAAAGATAAATCTAAAATTTCATGTCCGTTAGATAAGGATTGGAATGCAAGAGTTAATGCTGTAGGGTAACTCACACCAGTTTTAATATGGTGTTGGATTAACTCCTCATATTGCTTTTTGTTATGTATAAGAAATTCATTTGCAAGAAGGAAGGAAGAAATGTCTCCAGATTCACTACCAAAGCATAGTGATTGACATTGTAAGGCCTCTAGGATAGAAACGGAACCATTTGCAAACGTCTCCGCTTTTTGTGTAGCAAATGCATAAGGTAATTCAACAACCAAATCTACTCCACTATGTATAGCCATTTTCGTTCTATCCCATTTTGAGACAATAGCAGGTTCTCCTCTTTGCAGAAAGTTCCCACTCATGACAGCAATAACAATATCTGCATTTGTTTCTTTAATGGATTGTGTTAAATGATAGTAATGTCCATTATGAAAAGGATTATATTCTACGATAAGGCCTAAGGCATTCATATGATCACCACGTTCTAGAATTTTATATAGATGCTGATATCCATTATAGGTTAAACGATGATAACTATAAACACTTTGTATCTCATTATTTATTAACTCTTTTTAAGCTCACTGTTGATTTTGGCACTTTGTCGATTGGTGCATAATGCATACAGCGGAAATCAACAACCAAGTTTAATAGTGCTATTTATTTTAATAAAATTGTAGAAAGAACTTGCAAAGCAGTCATAGGATGATTAAAATAAGACATGCTAAATAAGCCGTATTTGAGTGGTACAAGATATTCGTTTTGTAAAAATGCGATAATCATGTATACTTATACTGTAAAGAAAAAATATTGACAAATATTATTGCGAAGGCTATAATTACCTTTGTTGCCTTGAGGTGATACACATTGAAATGGACAATTAGTCAACTAAATCAATTGCAAAGCAAGGGTTTGAAAATTGAAGAAGAAATCGATTTAAGTGAGCTTGTCACTAGTCATCAAGACATTCGTGATATTTCTCCTGTAAGCGTTAGTGGAAGAGCCGACATTAGCTCAAGTAAAGTAACGTTCCATTTATCAATTTCAGGTTCAATGGTTCTGCCTTGTTCTCGAACATTAGTGGATGTACAATATCCATTTTCAATTGATACAACAGAAACATTTTTATTAAAACCAGCAGACTATGATACGGAAGAGGATTTTCATCTTGCTGAGGGTGATATTGTTGATCTAACACCTATTATCAAAGAAATCCTTATATTAGAAATTCCGATCCAGGTATTCTGTGATGATGGTGCAAATGAAGAAGGAGCTGCTCCTCAATCAGGGAAAGATTGGGAAGTTATTACTGAGGAAGATCAGAATAACAAGATTGACCCTAGACTTGCTGGATTAGCAAAATTCTTCGAAAATGAAGAAAGTTAATATACTATAGCTTATAGCACAGAATGAACCGGTTTTACCGGATTCACAATGCAATGCTCTTTAAGGAGGTGGGAATAATGGCTGTACCTTTTAGAAGAACTTCTAAAACAAGAAAAAGACTACGTCGTACACATTTTAAATTACAAGTACCTGGTATGGTAGAATGCCCAAGCTGCGGTGAAAGCAAACTAGCTCACCGTGTATGTAAAGCTTGTGGAACATACAAAGGAAGAGACGTTGTAAGCAAATAATTATTTGTTACAGCTAATGAAGCGTGAGGATCAATCGATCTTCACGCTTTTATTATTGTTAATGAAAATTATAAAATTCTTGAACTGTGGGTATTCATAAGCCAATTTAGAATAGAAGGCAAAGTGCGCCTT encodes:
- a CDS encoding YceD family protein, which gives rise to MKWTISQLNQLQSKGLKIEEEIDLSELVTSHQDIRDISPVSVSGRADISSSKVTFHLSISGSMVLPCSRTLVDVQYPFSIDTTETFLLKPADYDTEEDFHLAEGDIVDLTPIIKEILILEIPIQVFCDDGANEEGAAPQSGKDWEVITEEDQNNKIDPRLAGLAKFFENEES
- the rpmF gene encoding 50S ribosomal protein L32, which codes for MAVPFRRTSKTRKRLRRTHFKLQVPGMVECPSCGESKLAHRVCKACGTYKGRDVVSK